One segment of Micromonospora parathelypteridis DNA contains the following:
- the rplJ gene encoding 50S ribosomal protein L10 has product MADKPIRADKATAVAELTENFRSSGATVLTEYRGLTVSQLTQLRRTLGADTSYTVAKNTLAKRAATDAGITGLDELFTGPTALTFVSGDVVEAAKGLRDFAKANPKLVIKGGVFEGKAISAAEVTKLADLESREVLLAKLAGAMKGNLSKAAALFQAPLSKTARLAAALQDKREKEGAEAA; this is encoded by the coding sequence ATGGCGGACAAGCCGATCCGGGCCGACAAGGCCACGGCCGTCGCTGAGCTGACCGAGAACTTCCGTAGCTCGGGCGCCACCGTGCTGACCGAGTACCGCGGTCTGACGGTTTCCCAGCTCACCCAGCTTCGGCGCACGCTCGGCGCCGACACCAGCTACACGGTCGCGAAGAACACGCTGGCGAAGCGTGCTGCGACGGACGCGGGCATCACCGGCCTCGACGAGCTGTTCACCGGTCCTACCGCGCTGACTTTCGTTTCGGGCGACGTCGTCGAGGCGGCGAAGGGGCTTCGCGACTTCGCGAAGGCCAACCCGAAGCTCGTCATCAAGGGCGGTGTCTTCGAGGGCAAGGCCATTTCCGCGGCCGAGGTCACGAAGCTCGCCGACCTTGAGTCCCGCGAGGTGCTGCTGGCCAAGCTGGCCGGCGCGATGAAGGGCAACCTGAGCAAGGCCGCGGCCCTGTTCCAGGCCCCGCTGTCGAAGACCGCCCGTCTGGCGGCCGCACTGCAGGACAAGCGCGAGAAGGAGGGCGCCGAGGCGGCCTGA
- a CDS encoding ABC transporter ATP-binding protein, with translation MRLENVWVRYHRPGPWVLRGVDVRLGPGEVAVVLGRNGVGKSTLLQVAAGVLRPGRGRVTGRPARVGWVPERFPADQPFTVARYLTGMARVAGLRGAAVDEAVTSWTDRLGLSAFRSVRLPELSKGTAQKVGLAQAMLRLPGLLVLDEPWEGLDAATRELVPELISEVLAADGAVLVSDHRGETVRLPAARRWSVADGSLTEEAPSADETIAVVEVAVPAARVAGTVARLRAEGHQILRVRADASIAAPPARPATPSVRSAGEPTPEQAVGAQGADAVVEPAAGEAR, from the coding sequence ATGCGGCTGGAGAACGTCTGGGTGCGGTACCACCGGCCGGGGCCGTGGGTGCTGCGAGGCGTGGACGTGCGGCTCGGTCCGGGCGAGGTGGCGGTCGTGCTGGGCCGCAACGGGGTGGGCAAGTCGACCCTGCTGCAGGTGGCCGCGGGGGTCCTCCGCCCAGGCCGGGGCCGGGTCACCGGCCGGCCGGCGCGGGTGGGCTGGGTGCCGGAGCGTTTCCCGGCCGACCAGCCGTTCACCGTGGCCCGCTACCTGACCGGGATGGCCCGGGTGGCAGGGCTGCGGGGGGCAGCGGTCGACGAGGCGGTGACCTCCTGGACCGACCGGCTCGGGCTGTCCGCCTTCCGCTCGGTCCGGCTGCCGGAGCTGTCCAAGGGCACCGCCCAGAAGGTGGGCCTCGCCCAGGCGATGCTGCGCCTGCCGGGCCTGCTGGTGCTCGACGAGCCGTGGGAAGGGCTGGACGCCGCCACCCGCGAGCTGGTCCCCGAGCTGATCTCCGAGGTGCTCGCCGCCGACGGTGCCGTCCTCGTCAGCGACCACCGGGGGGAGACGGTCCGGCTGCCGGCCGCGCGCCGCTGGTCGGTGGCCGACGGGTCACTGACCGAAGAGGCGCCGTCGGCGGACGAGACGATCGCGGTGGTCGAGGTCGCGGTGCCGGCCGCGCGGGTCGCCGGCACCGTCGCACGGTTGCGCGCCGAGGGCCACCAGATCCTTCGAGTACGCGCCGACGCCTCCATCGCCGCACCACCGGCTCGCCCCGCCACCCCGTCGGTCCGGTCGGCCGGTGAGCCGACGCCCGAGCAGGCCGTGGGCGCCCAGGGTGCCGACGCGGTGGTCGAGCCGGCAGCGGGGGAGGCCCGATGA
- the rplA gene encoding 50S ribosomal protein L1: protein MQRSKSYRKAADVIDRSKLYTPAEAVKLAKETTNVKFDATVEVAMRLGVDPRKADQMVRGTVNLPHGTGKTARVIVFASGAKAEEATAAGADEVGTDELVARIQGGWLDFDAAIATPDQMAKIGRIARILGPRGLMPNPKTGTVTMDVTKAVQDIKGGKITFRVDKHSNLHLIIGKASFTESQLVDNYAAVLDEVLRAKPSAAKGKYLRKVILTSTMGPGVPVDPNLVKNLTGDPAEA from the coding sequence ATGCAGCGCAGCAAGAGCTACCGCAAGGCCGCCGACGTCATCGACCGGTCCAAGCTCTACACCCCCGCCGAGGCCGTGAAGCTGGCCAAGGAGACCACCAACGTCAAGTTCGACGCCACGGTCGAGGTCGCCATGCGCCTCGGCGTCGACCCCCGCAAGGCGGACCAGATGGTCCGCGGCACGGTCAACCTGCCGCACGGCACCGGTAAGACCGCCCGCGTGATCGTGTTCGCCAGTGGTGCGAAGGCCGAGGAGGCCACCGCCGCGGGTGCGGACGAGGTGGGCACCGACGAGCTGGTCGCCCGGATCCAGGGTGGTTGGCTCGACTTCGACGCGGCGATCGCCACGCCGGACCAGATGGCCAAGATCGGCCGGATCGCGCGGATCCTGGGCCCGCGCGGTCTCATGCCGAACCCGAAGACCGGCACGGTGACCATGGACGTCACCAAGGCGGTGCAGGACATCAAGGGCGGCAAGATCACCTTCCGGGTGGACAAGCACTCCAACCTGCACCTGATCATCGGCAAGGCGTCCTTCACGGAGAGCCAGCTGGTGGACAACTACGCGGCGGTGCTCGACGAGGTGCTGCGTGCCAAGCCGTCCGCGGCCAAGGGCAAGTACCTCCGCAAGGTCATCCTCACCAGCACGATGGGCCCGGGTGTTCCGGTCGACCCGAACCTGGTGAAGAACCTCACCGGAGACCCCGCCGAGGCCTGA
- the rplK gene encoding 50S ribosomal protein L11, translating into MPPKKKLVKTFTLQLPAGQATPAPPVGPALGQHGVNIMEFCKSYNSQTESQRGDIVPAEISVYEDRSFTFVLKTPPAARLLIKAAGVQKGSGVPQAEKVGSVSRAQLREIAEKKMADLNANDLAQAEKIIAGTARSMGITVND; encoded by the coding sequence ATGCCTCCGAAGAAGAAGCTCGTCAAGACGTTCACGCTTCAGTTGCCGGCGGGCCAGGCCACGCCGGCGCCGCCGGTCGGCCCCGCGCTCGGCCAGCACGGCGTGAACATCATGGAGTTCTGCAAGTCCTACAACTCGCAGACCGAGTCCCAGCGGGGCGACATCGTCCCCGCCGAGATCAGCGTGTACGAGGACCGGTCCTTCACGTTCGTGCTGAAGACCCCGCCCGCTGCCCGGCTGCTGATCAAGGCCGCCGGTGTGCAGAAGGGTTCGGGTGTTCCGCAGGCCGAGAAGGTTGGCTCGGTCAGCCGCGCCCAGCTGCGTGAGATCGCCGAGAAGAAGATGGCCGACCTCAACGCCAACGACCTGGCCCAGGCCGAGAAGATCATCGCCGGCACCGCCCGGTCGATGGGCATCACCGTCAACGACTGA
- the nusG gene encoding transcription termination/antitermination protein NusG yields the protein MPEYDETAGPVDEQSTVATAAGDESVEAASEPEFPTTEPAPDEEYDPVAELRQKLRYAPGDWYVVHSYAGYENKVKTNLETRITSLDMEDFIYQVEVPTREEVEVKNGKRSQIQAKVFPGYILVRMELTAESYSCVRNTPGVTGFVGATDRADRPAPLSLDEVLKWLAPAVETEQKKSKPEIKVLDFEVGDSVTVTDGAFASLPATISEINADQQKLKVLVSIFGRETPVELNFNQVAKI from the coding sequence GTGCCTGAGTACGACGAGACCGCCGGACCGGTGGACGAGCAGTCCACGGTCGCGACGGCGGCTGGTGACGAGTCGGTTGAGGCCGCCAGCGAGCCGGAGTTCCCAACGACTGAGCCTGCGCCGGACGAGGAGTACGACCCGGTCGCCGAGCTGAGGCAGAAGCTGCGCTACGCGCCGGGTGACTGGTATGTGGTGCATTCGTACGCCGGCTACGAGAACAAGGTGAAGACCAACCTCGAGACCCGGATCACGAGCCTCGACATGGAGGACTTCATCTACCAGGTCGAGGTGCCGACCCGGGAAGAGGTCGAGGTCAAGAACGGTAAGCGTTCGCAGATCCAGGCCAAGGTCTTCCCGGGCTACATCCTGGTTCGGATGGAGCTGACCGCCGAGTCCTACTCGTGTGTTCGGAACACGCCGGGCGTGACCGGCTTCGTCGGCGCGACCGACCGGGCCGACCGGCCCGCCCCGCTCTCCCTCGACGAGGTGCTGAAGTGGCTGGCGCCGGCCGTCGAGACCGAGCAGAAGAAGTCGAAGCCGGAGATCAAGGTCCTCGACTTCGAGGTGGGCGACTCGGTCACCGTCACCGACGGCGCCTTCGCGTCGCTGCCGGCCACGATCAGCGAGATCAACGCCGACCAGCAGAAGCTCAAGGTGCTGGTGTCGATCTTCGGTCGCGAGACGCCGGTGGAGCTCAACTTCAACCAGGTCGCCAAGATCTGA
- the secE gene encoding preprotein translocase subunit SecE produces MADNKRRGEDAGDDRLDDEVVDEVADDDATSADEPVSRGGTATRSRARAESADSRPTTRSETGRVGVFGRIARFFREVVAELRKVIWPTRKELLTYTAVVVAFVAVMLTIVGVLDFGFAKVVLFVFGNSD; encoded by the coding sequence GTGGCCGACAACAAGCGGCGCGGCGAGGACGCCGGCGACGATCGTCTGGACGACGAGGTCGTCGACGAGGTAGCCGACGACGACGCCACCAGCGCGGACGAGCCGGTCTCCCGGGGCGGCACCGCCACGCGGTCGCGTGCCCGGGCGGAGTCGGCGGACAGCCGGCCCACTACCCGGTCGGAGACCGGTCGGGTGGGCGTGTTCGGCCGCATCGCCCGATTTTTCCGCGAGGTCGTAGCCGAACTGCGTAAGGTCATCTGGCCGACGCGCAAGGAGTTGCTGACCTACACCGCCGTGGTGGTGGCGTTCGTCGCGGTGATGCTGACGATCGTTGGCGTGCTGGACTTCGGCTTCGCCAAGGTCGTGCTGTTTGTCTTCGGCAACTCGGACTGA
- a CDS encoding MaoC family dehydratase, with amino-acid sequence MEFPAKTFRVTRADLVRYAGASGDFNPIHWSDRFATKVGLPGVIAHGMFTMALVGRAITEWAGSPDAVVEYGVRFTRPVVVPDDDQGTEIEVSARVREVTEDGLTRLDVTATCLGEKVLSQARATIRTTR; translated from the coding sequence ATGGAGTTTCCAGCCAAGACGTTCCGAGTGACCCGCGCGGACCTGGTTCGCTATGCCGGTGCCTCGGGTGACTTCAACCCGATCCACTGGAGCGACAGGTTCGCCACCAAGGTAGGACTGCCCGGGGTGATCGCCCACGGCATGTTCACCATGGCGCTGGTCGGGCGGGCGATCACGGAGTGGGCCGGTTCGCCGGACGCGGTGGTCGAGTACGGGGTTCGTTTCACCCGGCCGGTGGTGGTCCCGGACGATGACCAGGGGACCGAGATCGAGGTCTCCGCGCGGGTCCGTGAGGTGACCGAGGACGGCCTCACCCGACTCGACGTGACCGCCACCTGCCTGGGCGAAAAGGTGCTCTCGCAGGCCCGGGCAACCATCAGGACGACACGCTGA
- a CDS encoding MaoC family dehydratase N-terminal domain-containing protein, whose amino-acid sequence MSLDPSFVGRTYPPTAPYQVGREKIREFATAIGATDPAHHDLEAAQALGHPDLLAPPTFPVIVTMAASSQIVEDPALGIDYSRVVHGDQRFAYTRPVVAGDELVCTNTIEDVSTRGGHGFLTTRTDVTTVGGEPVVAVWSKIVVRGEA is encoded by the coding sequence ATGTCTCTGGACCCTTCCTTCGTCGGCCGGACCTATCCGCCGACCGCCCCCTATCAGGTGGGCCGAGAAAAGATCCGCGAGTTCGCCACCGCCATCGGTGCCACCGACCCGGCCCATCACGACCTGGAGGCCGCGCAGGCGCTGGGCCACCCCGATCTGCTGGCCCCACCGACCTTCCCGGTGATCGTCACGATGGCCGCGAGCAGCCAGATCGTCGAGGACCCAGCCCTGGGTATCGACTACAGCCGGGTGGTGCACGGTGACCAGCGGTTCGCGTACACCCGGCCCGTGGTCGCCGGTGACGAGCTGGTCTGCACCAACACCATCGAGGACGTCAGCACCCGGGGCGGGCACGGCTTCCTGACCACGCGCACCGACGTGACCACCGTCGGCGGGGAGCCGGTGGTCGCCGTCTGGTCCAAGATCGTCGTACGCGGGGAGGCCTGA
- the rpmG gene encoding 50S ribosomal protein L33 — protein sequence MAKATDVRPKITLACVECKERNYITRKNRRNDPDRIELKKFCPRDGRHTVHRETR from the coding sequence GTGGCGAAGGCTACCGATGTCCGGCCGAAGATCACTTTGGCGTGTGTGGAGTGCAAGGAGCGCAACTACATCACGCGCAAGAACCGCCGTAACGACCCCGACCGCATCGAGCTGAAGAAGTTCTGCCCGCGCGACGGTCGTCACACGGTCCACCGCGAGACCCGCTGA
- a CDS encoding putative bifunctional diguanylate cyclase/phosphodiesterase: protein MSPKAVRRRTTEHAWLITAPLAGIALVGSLVLALSVPIRLADWPIAVALLVVMVAAGIPTLSFVVRRQAVVVTLSEIPLVLALYWLSPLLMVVVATAAELFTQMHRGYAPPKFWFNVARAAAGVSVAGLVLAAMPPHVGVGPATWGAVFAGVAANSLISLVAVVGVITLLQGWQGTRETTSTTVQVLLTTALSVAIGMIILIVLATTLWSTLLLLALAVAGVMLYRSYSQFIRQHRTLGDMYELTRAMSEAGQEGTLTDALLGRIRSLMQAEYATLWLPAQGRHPEVLLTARLDDRGLLDVARTPPVFREKTRESGQTIALGRAFGGDPALRSALADSKVKDVIAVPLRSGQAVIGTLEVVNRLSDVGHFAPADIPIFETVAAHAAVALENSRLVDRLRHDAYHDALTRLPNRRRITGALAESFKIAAPGEVVALLLFDVDGLRQVNESLGHAAGDKVLAEVASRLRASAPSSALVGRAGGDEFLVTLRLESADAALELAAQLRDQIRDEMVFDALTLDVNTAVGVAVHPDHGSDAATLLLRVDLAATAAKSVPGSVQLFNPALESRSLRRLGLAGDLRRALDQDELEVYFQPKVTLRDRRLVGVECLARWEHPTHGTVAPEDFVAVAEHTGQLSRLTEVVLREGLRRSRDWALADQPLPIAVNLSARTLTDQHFPDRVQELLTEYKVPAQRLTLEITEAGVLDGTDRPIPTLRRLRDLGVRLSVDDFGTGDSSLAHLRRLPVHEVKVDRSFVQGMATDPGDLAIVNAVVTLSQQFGLAVVAEGVESELTLELLQDIGCEIGQGFLFSRPLPYERLAAWFGAQVEPETISNGELPRLRVVP from the coding sequence GTGTCACCTAAGGCTGTCCGACGTCGTACGACCGAGCACGCCTGGCTGATCACGGCTCCCCTCGCCGGGATCGCGTTGGTGGGATCGCTGGTTCTCGCGCTTTCGGTGCCGATCCGCCTGGCGGACTGGCCGATTGCTGTGGCGTTGCTGGTGGTGATGGTTGCTGCCGGGATACCAACGCTCAGCTTCGTGGTCCGCCGCCAGGCGGTCGTGGTGACGCTCAGCGAGATCCCGCTCGTGCTCGCCCTGTATTGGCTGTCGCCGCTGCTCATGGTCGTCGTCGCTACGGCGGCCGAACTCTTCACCCAGATGCACCGCGGTTACGCGCCGCCGAAGTTCTGGTTCAACGTCGCCCGGGCGGCGGCCGGAGTCTCGGTGGCCGGTCTGGTGTTGGCCGCCATGCCACCGCACGTCGGGGTGGGGCCGGCGACGTGGGGTGCGGTCTTCGCCGGCGTCGCCGCCAACTCGCTGATCAGTCTGGTCGCCGTGGTCGGCGTGATCACTCTCCTGCAGGGCTGGCAGGGCACCCGGGAGACGACGAGTACGACCGTCCAGGTTCTGCTGACCACGGCACTGAGCGTCGCGATCGGGATGATCATCCTGATCGTGCTGGCGACGACCCTCTGGTCGACCCTGCTCCTACTGGCCCTGGCGGTGGCCGGCGTCATGCTCTACCGCTCGTACTCGCAGTTCATCCGGCAGCACCGCACCCTGGGCGACATGTACGAGCTGACCCGGGCGATGAGCGAGGCGGGTCAGGAGGGCACCCTGACGGATGCGCTGCTCGGCCGCATCCGATCTCTCATGCAGGCGGAGTACGCCACGCTGTGGCTCCCGGCGCAGGGTCGGCACCCGGAGGTCCTGCTGACCGCACGCCTCGACGACCGGGGCCTCCTGGATGTCGCCCGGACCCCGCCGGTGTTCCGGGAGAAGACCCGTGAGTCGGGCCAGACGATCGCCCTGGGTCGGGCCTTCGGCGGTGATCCGGCGCTGCGGTCCGCGCTCGCCGACTCCAAGGTCAAGGACGTCATCGCGGTACCGCTGCGATCGGGGCAGGCGGTGATCGGCACGCTGGAGGTGGTCAACCGGCTCAGCGACGTGGGTCATTTCGCTCCGGCCGACATCCCCATCTTCGAGACCGTTGCGGCGCATGCCGCCGTCGCCTTGGAAAACTCGCGGCTGGTCGACCGGCTCCGGCACGACGCGTACCACGACGCGCTGACCAGGCTGCCCAACCGTCGGCGGATCACCGGCGCGCTCGCGGAGTCCTTCAAGATCGCTGCCCCCGGCGAGGTGGTGGCGCTGTTGCTCTTCGACGTCGACGGGCTGCGCCAGGTCAACGAGTCCCTCGGTCACGCGGCCGGGGACAAGGTCCTCGCCGAGGTCGCCAGCCGGTTGCGGGCCAGCGCCCCGTCGTCGGCTCTGGTCGGTCGGGCCGGTGGGGACGAGTTCCTGGTGACACTGCGGTTGGAGAGCGCTGACGCGGCGCTCGAGTTGGCCGCTCAACTGCGCGACCAGATCCGCGACGAGATGGTCTTCGACGCGCTCACCCTCGACGTGAACACCGCCGTCGGGGTGGCCGTGCATCCCGATCACGGCAGCGATGCGGCGACCCTCCTGCTCAGGGTCGACCTGGCCGCCACGGCAGCCAAGTCGGTGCCGGGCAGCGTGCAGCTCTTCAACCCTGCGTTGGAGTCCCGATCGCTGCGCCGGCTGGGCCTGGCCGGCGATCTGCGCCGAGCACTGGACCAGGACGAGCTGGAGGTCTACTTCCAGCCCAAGGTGACCCTGCGGGACCGGCGTCTGGTTGGTGTCGAGTGCCTGGCCCGGTGGGAGCACCCGACCCACGGCACGGTCGCTCCCGAGGACTTCGTGGCGGTGGCCGAGCACACCGGCCAGTTGAGCCGGCTCACCGAGGTGGTGCTCCGCGAGGGGCTGCGCCGCAGCCGCGACTGGGCGCTGGCCGATCAGCCGCTGCCCATCGCGGTCAACCTGTCGGCCCGTACGCTCACCGACCAGCACTTCCCGGACCGGGTCCAGGAGTTGCTGACCGAGTACAAGGTGCCGGCGCAGCGACTGACCCTGGAAATCACCGAGGCGGGCGTGCTGGACGGCACGGACCGGCCCATCCCGACCCTGCGCCGGCTACGCGACCTCGGTGTCCGACTCTCGGTGGACGACTTCGGCACCGGCGACTCGTCTCTGGCGCACCTCCGCCGGCTGCCGGTGCACGAGGTGAAGGTCGACCGCTCCTTCGTGCAGGGCATGGCGACCGACCCGGGGGACCTGGCCATCGTCAACGCCGTGGTGACCCTCTCGCAGCAGTTCGGCCTGGCCGTGGTCGCCGAGGGCGTGGAGAGTGAGCTGACCCTGGAGCTTCTCCAGGACATCGGTTGTGAGATCGGGCAGGGCTTCCTGTTCAGCCGGCCGCTGCCGTACGAGCGGTTGGCCGCCTGGTTCGGCGCCCAGGTCGAGCCGGAAACGATCTCCAACGGGGAGCTGCCGCGCCTCCGGGTCGTGCCCTGA
- a CDS encoding alpha/beta fold hydrolase, protein MFDGFEDERIDVGEVELRVRHAGHGLPVLLIHGHPRTGSTWHRVAPQLVDRGFTVVCPDMRGYGQSGKAKILADHSQQSKRVVAADMVQLMDELGHTTFATVGHDRGSYVALRLALDHPDAVSRLVVIDGVPISEALARCDAKFAHDWYHWFFFAQPDKPERAIAADPDAWYASKARPESMGAENYQEFRHAIHDAATVRAMLEDYRAGLGVDRAHEEADRRDGRTVRCPTLFLWSTRDDMEDLYGDPLAVWRPWAADLRGHSIESGHHVAEENPDDLTAALHHFLS, encoded by the coding sequence ATGTTTGACGGCTTCGAGGACGAGCGGATCGATGTCGGGGAGGTCGAGCTCCGGGTCCGGCATGCGGGGCACGGGCTTCCGGTCCTACTCATTCATGGACATCCCCGTACGGGATCGACGTGGCATCGAGTCGCGCCCCAGCTGGTTGATCGCGGGTTCACCGTCGTCTGTCCCGACATGCGCGGCTACGGGCAATCCGGCAAGGCGAAGATTCTCGCGGATCACTCGCAGCAGTCCAAGCGGGTGGTTGCGGCGGACATGGTGCAGCTGATGGATGAGCTGGGCCATACGACGTTCGCCACCGTCGGGCACGACCGCGGATCGTATGTGGCGTTACGCCTGGCGCTGGACCATCCCGATGCGGTCAGTCGATTGGTAGTCATCGACGGTGTACCCATCAGTGAGGCTCTTGCCAGGTGTGATGCGAAGTTCGCCCATGACTGGTACCACTGGTTCTTCTTCGCCCAGCCAGACAAGCCGGAGCGAGCCATCGCCGCCGACCCCGATGCCTGGTACGCCAGTAAGGCCCGGCCCGAGAGCATGGGAGCCGAGAACTACCAGGAGTTTCGGCACGCCATCCACGATGCGGCCACCGTGCGGGCGATGCTGGAGGACTACCGAGCCGGCCTCGGTGTTGACCGAGCGCACGAGGAAGCGGACCGGCGTGACGGTCGCACTGTCCGCTGCCCAACTCTGTTTCTGTGGTCGACCCGGGACGACATGGAAGATCTGTACGGCGATCCACTAGCAGTCTGGCGCCCGTGGGCCGCCGATCTACGCGGCCACTCGATCGAGTCCGGCCACCACGTCGCCGAGGAGAACCCCGACGACCTGACCGCAGCGCTGCACCACTTTCTGTCATGA
- a CDS encoding tyrosine-type recombinase/integrase: MKSYEVQIWEIAKRADRKARPWRVRWAVSGQRFEDMFRTKALAHSFRAELVQAANAGEPFDPATGRPVSEARTKNPTTWYAHSRAYVEMKWPRAAAKTRRSIVEALTSITVTLTRPAKRGRPTDALLREALYLYGLNPRRWSEEIPAEHAAALAWLETASLPVVELDSPAMVRRVLDSLCVRLDGKPAAASTVQRKRATFYNVLGYAVELELIDSNPVDRVQWTAPEVAQSIDRRVVANPAQVATLLEAVKSLGKRADKVTAFFGCLYYAGMRPSEAADLRREDCDLAGRCADCGADFDDLAAVKPSRSCDHEKIEHRWGRLVLAGTSPRAGSHWTDDGGSHERRGLKHRGRAETRTVPIPPRLVELLCAHVENHGVGPDGRFFRGLHGGPLSESVYDRWWKLAREKALTESQVASPLVRRPYDLRHAAASLWLNAGVPPTEVARRLGHGVAVLLRVYANCIDGGDDTMNDKIGEALA; the protein is encoded by the coding sequence ATGAAGAGCTACGAGGTCCAGATCTGGGAGATCGCCAAGCGTGCTGATCGGAAGGCTCGGCCGTGGCGGGTCCGCTGGGCGGTGAGCGGCCAACGCTTCGAGGACATGTTCCGTACCAAGGCCCTGGCGCACTCGTTCCGCGCCGAGCTGGTCCAGGCGGCCAACGCTGGGGAGCCCTTCGACCCGGCCACCGGCCGCCCGGTCTCCGAGGCCAGAACCAAGAACCCCACCACCTGGTACGCGCACAGCCGCGCGTACGTCGAGATGAAGTGGCCCCGGGCGGCGGCCAAGACCCGGCGGTCGATCGTCGAAGCGTTGACCTCGATCACGGTGACCCTGACTCGGCCAGCGAAGCGGGGCCGACCGACTGACGCCCTGCTCCGTGAGGCGCTGTACCTCTACGGCCTCAACCCACGCCGCTGGTCCGAGGAGATCCCGGCCGAACACGCGGCGGCCCTCGCCTGGCTGGAAACCGCGTCCCTCCCGGTAGTCGAACTCGACTCACCGGCGATGGTCCGCCGCGTCCTCGACAGCCTGTGCGTACGCCTCGACGGCAAGCCCGCGGCTGCCTCCACCGTCCAGCGGAAGCGGGCCACCTTCTACAACGTGCTCGGGTACGCCGTCGAGCTGGAGCTGATCGATTCCAACCCGGTCGACCGGGTCCAGTGGACCGCCCCCGAGGTCGCGCAGTCCATCGACCGGCGTGTGGTGGCGAACCCGGCGCAGGTCGCCACGCTGCTGGAGGCGGTGAAATCTCTCGGCAAACGTGCCGACAAGGTCACCGCGTTCTTCGGTTGCCTCTACTACGCGGGGATGCGGCCGTCGGAAGCCGCGGACCTTCGGCGGGAGGACTGCGACCTTGCCGGCCGGTGCGCCGACTGCGGGGCCGACTTCGACGACCTGGCGGCCGTCAAGCCTTCCCGGTCCTGCGACCACGAGAAGATCGAACATCGCTGGGGCCGCCTGGTGCTCGCCGGCACCTCGCCGCGCGCCGGGTCGCACTGGACCGATGACGGCGGCTCCCACGAGCGGCGCGGACTCAAGCACCGGGGGAGGGCCGAGACTCGCACGGTCCCGATCCCGCCCCGGCTCGTCGAACTGCTGTGCGCGCACGTCGAGAATCACGGGGTCGGCCCGGACGGTCGGTTCTTCCGGGGCCTGCACGGTGGGCCGCTCTCTGAGTCGGTCTACGACCGGTGGTGGAAGCTCGCCCGGGAGAAGGCGCTCACCGAATCGCAGGTCGCCTCGCCGCTCGTCCGCCGGCCCTACGACCTGCGGCACGCGGCGGCCTCGCTCTGGCTGAATGCCGGCGTGCCGCCCACCGAGGTCGCCCGGCGCCTGGGCCATGGCGTCGCCGTCCTGCTCCGCGTCTACGCGAACTGCATCGACGGCGGCGACGACACCATGAACGACAAGATCGGCGAGGCTCTGGCGTGA
- a CDS encoding helix-turn-helix transcriptional regulator, with translation MNEELLTVPEVLAELRVPRSTWFYWRQTGKGPRVIKLPNGQLRVRRSALGRWLGDLEQDAA, from the coding sequence GTGAACGAGGAGTTGTTGACCGTGCCGGAAGTGCTCGCTGAACTGCGCGTACCCCGCTCGACCTGGTTCTACTGGCGGCAGACCGGCAAGGGGCCGCGGGTGATCAAGCTTCCGAACGGGCAGCTCCGGGTCCGCCGGTCGGCGCTCGGTCGGTGGCTCGGCGACCTGGAGCAGGACGCCGCATGA